One genomic region from Camelus bactrianus isolate YW-2024 breed Bactrian camel chromosome 3, ASM4877302v1, whole genome shotgun sequence encodes:
- the HNRNPA0 gene encoding heterogeneous nuclear ribonucleoprotein A0, whose translation MENSQLCKLFIGGLNVQTSESGLRGHFEAFGTLTDCVVVVNPQTKRSRCFGFVTYSNVEEADAAMAASPHAVDGNTVELKRAVSREDSARPGAHAKVKKLFVGGLKGDVAEGDLIEHFSQFGTVEKAEIIADKQSGKKRGFGFVYFQNHDAADKAAVVKFHPIQGHRVEVKKAVPKEDIHSGGGGGGSRSSRGGRGGRGRGGGRDQNGLSKGGGGGYNSYGGYGGGGGGGYNAYGGGGGGSSYGGSDYGNGFGGFGSYSQHQSSYGPMKSGGGGGGGGGSSWGGRSNSGPYRGGYGGGGGYGGSSF comes from the coding sequence ATGGAGAATTCCCAGTTGTGTAAGCTGTTCATCGGCGGCCTCAACGTGCAGACGAGTGAGTCGGGCCTGCGCGGCCACTTTGAGGCCTTTGGGACCCTGACGGACTGCGTGGTAGTGGTGAACCCCCAGACCAAGCGCTCCCGTTGCTTCGGCTTCGTGACCTACTCCAATGTGGAGGAGGCCGATGCCGCCATGGCCGCCTCGCCCCATGCCGTGGACGGCAACACGGTGGAGCTGAAGCGGGCGGTGTCCCGGGAGGATTCGGCGCGGCCCGGTGCCCACGCCAAGGTGAAGAAGCTCTTTGTCGGGGGCCTTAAGGGAGACGTGGCCGAGGGCGACCTGATCGAGCACTTCTCGCAGTTTGGCACCGTAGAAAAGGCCGAGATTATTGCCGACAAGCAGTCGGGCAAGAAGCGTGGCTTCGGCTTCGTGTATTTTCAGAATCACGACGCGGCAGACAAGGCCGCCGTCGTCAAGTTCCATCCGATCCAGGGCCATCGCGTGGAGGTGAAGAAGGCTGTCCCCAAGGAGGATATCCACTCCGGGGGAGGCGGAGGCGGCTCCCGGTCCTCCCGGGGCGGCCGAGGCGGCCGGGGTCGCGGCGGTGGTCGTGACCAGAACGGCTTGTCtaaaggcggcggcggcggttacAACAGCTACGGTGGTtacggcggcggcggtggtggcggCTACAACGCCTACGGAGGCGGCGGAGGCGGCTCGTCCTACGGTGGAAGCGACTACGGTAACGGTTTCGGAGGCTTCGGCAGCTACAGCCAGCACCAGTCCTCCTATGGGCCCATGaagagcggcggcggcggcggcggcggcggaggcagCAGCTGGGGCGGTCGCAGTAACAGTGGACCTTACAGAGGCGGCTATGGTGGTGGGGGTGGCTATGGAGGTAGCtccttctaa